In one window of Halorubrum sp. BV1 DNA:
- a CDS encoding HAD family hydrolase: MAVTFDLFGTLVDVAYPSDPAEVVARELESRGVDVPDDWHVAYGERHVDAPAGAEVPLPAHVAHALESRGVDAGGTVVRHAVVAAFDPDVTRRDGALDAVRAVSEQGPVGLLSNCAVPELVPKTLIRAGLRGEFDAVTTSVGCGWRKPHAEAFEAAADALGTAPETLIHVGDDPETDGGVVEVGGRFVDVTETPLSAVAGELEAQQ; the protein is encoded by the coding sequence GTGGCAGTCACCTTCGATCTGTTCGGGACGCTCGTCGACGTCGCGTACCCGTCCGACCCGGCAGAGGTTGTCGCGCGCGAACTGGAGTCGCGCGGCGTGGACGTGCCCGACGACTGGCACGTCGCGTACGGCGAGCGACACGTGGACGCACCCGCCGGTGCCGAGGTCCCGCTGCCGGCACACGTCGCGCACGCGCTCGAGTCTCGCGGCGTCGACGCCGGCGGCACCGTCGTCCGACACGCCGTGGTCGCGGCGTTCGATCCCGACGTGACCCGACGGGACGGCGCGCTCGACGCCGTCCGCGCCGTGAGCGAACAGGGGCCGGTCGGCCTGCTCTCGAACTGCGCCGTCCCCGAACTGGTTCCGAAGACGCTGATCCGCGCCGGGCTCCGCGGCGAGTTCGACGCGGTCACGACGAGCGTCGGCTGCGGCTGGCGAAAGCCGCACGCGGAGGCGTTCGAGGCCGCCGCCGACGCGCTCGGAACCGCGCCAGAAACCCTGATCCACGTCGGCGACGACCCCGAGACCGACGGGGGGGTCGTCGAGGTCGGCGGCCGCTTCGTCGACGTGACGGAGACGCCTCTGTCGGCAGTCGCGGGCGAGCTCGAAGCACAGCAGTGA
- a CDS encoding halocyanin domain-containing protein, producing MKRREFVRTAGGATAAVAAGAGATGSAAAQEVQPEWPSGVTSGNLGSYVDARGQSEVTVQVGAGDSGLAFDPTKLWVDTGTTITWEWTGNGGAHNVQTVEGGGPASLDSGDPVGEEGYTYEYEVTEEDAGITHYHCVPHTAVGMHAGLAVGEDVPTVEAGGGGSNGWPEDIAHVGVVLHPHWVGLAAILGVGLTFVFTFYQLKYGESAHTGHGGAR from the coding sequence ATGAAAAGGCGGGAATTCGTGCGGACGGCCGGCGGTGCGACCGCCGCGGTCGCGGCCGGGGCCGGGGCGACCGGATCGGCCGCCGCACAGGAAGTGCAACCGGAGTGGCCAAGCGGGGTCACGAGTGGGAACCTCGGGTCGTACGTCGACGCCCGCGGCCAGAGCGAAGTGACCGTCCAAGTCGGCGCTGGCGACAGCGGCCTCGCGTTCGACCCCACCAAGCTGTGGGTCGACACGGGCACGACGATTACGTGGGAGTGGACGGGCAACGGGGGCGCACACAACGTCCAGACCGTCGAGGGCGGCGGCCCGGCGAGCCTCGACAGCGGCGACCCGGTCGGTGAAGAGGGATACACCTACGAGTACGAGGTGACCGAAGAGGACGCGGGCATCACCCACTACCACTGCGTTCCGCACACGGCCGTCGGCATGCACGCCGGCCTCGCCGTCGGCGAGGACGTTCCGACCGTCGAAGCCGGCGGGGGCGGGTCGAATGGATGGCCCGAAGACATCGCGCACGTCGGCGTGGTGCTCCACCCGCACTGGGTCGGCCTCGCCGCGATCCTCGGCGTCGGGCTCACGTTCGTCTTCACGTTCTACCAGCTGAAGTACGGTGAGTCCGCACACACCGGACACGGGGGTGCAAGATGA
- a CDS encoding Hsp20/alpha crystallin family protein, whose amino-acid sequence MSGLVEAGRSALREALERVGRGWSKMQERRPLSYDLLESDDAYLVVFDAPGVRGEDLNVTFLDHTVEVTLDRFRNFYDGYDLIFPGRGVSLSGTVDLPADANVTPQGANATLARNGTLHVEIPKSDAASDVAVVEERAADDSTDDGSADGDSTDAA is encoded by the coding sequence GTGAGCGGACTCGTCGAAGCCGGACGGTCGGCGCTCCGAGAGGCACTCGAACGCGTCGGGCGAGGGTGGAGCAAGATGCAGGAACGTCGCCCGCTCTCGTACGACCTCCTCGAGAGCGACGACGCCTACCTCGTCGTCTTCGACGCGCCGGGCGTCCGCGGCGAGGACCTGAACGTCACGTTTCTCGATCACACGGTCGAGGTCACACTCGATCGGTTCCGCAACTTCTACGACGGCTACGATCTGATCTTTCCCGGGCGAGGCGTCTCGCTGTCCGGAACCGTCGATCTGCCGGCCGACGCGAACGTGACGCCGCAGGGGGCGAACGCGACGCTCGCGCGGAACGGGACGCTTCACGTCGAGATTCCCAAGTCCGACGCGGCGAGCGACGTGGCCGTCGTCGAAGAGCGCGCGGCCGACGACTCGACCGACGACGGCTCGGCAGACGGCGACTCGACGGACGCCGCCTAA
- a CDS encoding cell division protein FtsZ codes for MRVHVIGLGGAGGRIVDRLVADHDGERFLHGVSAFDTDAAALDALREIDASRRYCFGDAAGGDGLGGDLHAARRLGDAHASELGREMDDQRPSMAEAFLLVVGLGGGAGAGVCPALAAELMRLYDTPVYVLGLLPTPAESKPTAVDPATAGAAAPEERPPERPLAEKNAARTLEALSERCSAVFPFDNDAWLRPGEDLTEARSRLNGVVAERVAALFGAGESDDAESTPQQVLDASDVARAVGGDGEIAAIGYATQAVEPAESESRFGLGLFGSAEPATVDASAAVSAIETTIRKAVRGKNTVEVREGRADRTLLVVGGPPPWLNREAIADGRRWLADETGSDAILSGDAPVPDGESVFAVVIRSGIDEPRRVREIRSAIE; via the coding sequence ATGCGTGTACACGTCATCGGCCTCGGCGGTGCCGGGGGCCGGATCGTCGACCGGCTCGTCGCCGACCACGACGGAGAGCGATTCCTTCACGGCGTCAGCGCGTTCGACACCGACGCGGCCGCGCTCGACGCGCTTCGAGAGATCGACGCGTCGCGACGGTACTGCTTCGGTGACGCCGCGGGCGGCGACGGGCTCGGCGGCGACCTCCACGCGGCTCGGCGGCTCGGGGACGCGCACGCCAGCGAACTCGGCCGGGAGATGGACGACCAGCGCCCGTCGATGGCGGAGGCGTTCCTGCTCGTCGTCGGGCTCGGCGGCGGCGCGGGTGCCGGCGTCTGCCCGGCGCTCGCCGCGGAGCTGATGCGGCTCTACGACACGCCGGTGTACGTGCTCGGGCTCCTCCCGACGCCGGCGGAGTCGAAGCCGACCGCGGTCGATCCGGCGACGGCCGGAGCGGCGGCACCCGAGGAGCGACCGCCCGAGCGGCCGCTGGCCGAGAAGAACGCGGCCCGGACGCTCGAAGCACTCTCCGAACGGTGTTCGGCGGTGTTTCCGTTCGACAACGACGCGTGGCTCCGCCCCGGTGAGGACCTGACGGAGGCTCGGAGCCGGCTGAACGGCGTCGTCGCCGAGCGCGTCGCGGCGCTTTTCGGCGCGGGCGAGTCCGACGACGCCGAGTCGACGCCACAGCAGGTGCTCGACGCGAGCGACGTGGCCCGGGCGGTCGGCGGCGACGGCGAGATCGCCGCGATCGGGTACGCGACGCAGGCGGTCGAGCCCGCCGAGTCGGAGTCCCGATTCGGTCTCGGGCTGTTCGGCTCCGCGGAGCCGGCGACGGTGGACGCGAGCGCGGCGGTGTCGGCGATCGAGACGACGATCCGGAAGGCGGTCCGCGGGAAGAACACGGTCGAGGTCCGCGAGGGGCGGGCCGACCGAACGCTGCTCGTGGTGGGCGGGCCGCCCCCGTGGCTCAACCGCGAGGCGATCGCCGACGGTCGGCGGTGGCTCGCCGACGAGACCGGTTCGGATGCGATCTTGAGCGGCGACGCGCCCGTCCCGGACGGCGAGTCGGTGTTCGCGGTGGTGATCCGATCGGGAATCGACGAGCCTCGGCGAGTGCGCGAAATCCGATCGGCCATCGAGTGA
- a CDS encoding MBL fold metallo-hydrolase produces the protein MTGSRERSTPSEPSITRVEVPVETRAPGGTTNAYLVDGVLVDPAARTAALDAAVGVGVGDAVSVGDAAGSGDTVGTGVEGHDAETTRAVSAETTRAIDAIAVTHTHPDHVGAVAAYAELTGATVVAHADHVNRFADATGIEPDETVRDGDWIDDTAVRAIETPGHAADHLAFAVAGRSGGGTGGGDATADRRELICGDLAVAEGSVVVGAPDGDLAAYLASLERVRDDDYDRLWPGHGPPIDDPRATCQRLIDHRVDRERSVLAAIEGGARDLDAVLDAAYDKDLSGVEDLARATVVAHLEKLLAEGRIGPAWEERIARVDGR, from the coding sequence ATGACGGGGAGTCGCGAGAGGTCGACGCCGTCGGAGCCCTCGATAACCCGCGTCGAGGTGCCGGTCGAGACTCGCGCGCCCGGCGGAACGACGAACGCGTACCTCGTCGACGGCGTTCTCGTCGACCCCGCGGCCCGCACGGCCGCGCTGGATGCGGCCGTCGGCGTCGGGGTTGGTGACGCCGTCAGTGTCGGCGACGCAGCCGGGTCCGGTGACACAGTCGGGACCGGTGTCGAGGGTCACGACGCGGAGACGACACGCGCGGTCAGCGCAGAGACGACACGCGCGATCGACGCGATCGCTGTCACCCACACGCATCCGGACCACGTCGGGGCGGTCGCGGCGTACGCCGAACTGACGGGCGCGACCGTCGTGGCCCACGCCGACCACGTCAATCGGTTCGCGGACGCGACGGGGATCGAGCCGGACGAGACCGTCCGCGACGGCGACTGGATCGACGACACCGCCGTCCGCGCGATCGAGACTCCCGGTCACGCCGCCGATCATCTCGCGTTCGCGGTCGCCGGCAGAAGCGGTGGCGGAACCGGTGGCGGGGACGCCACAGCCGATCGCCGCGAACTGATCTGCGGCGACCTCGCCGTCGCGGAGGGGAGCGTCGTGGTCGGCGCTCCGGACGGGGACCTCGCCGCGTACCTCGCGAGCCTCGAACGCGTCCGCGACGACGATTACGACCGACTGTGGCCGGGCCACGGACCGCCGATCGACGATCCGAGGGCTACCTGTCAGCGACTGATCGACCACCGGGTAGACCGAGAACGGTCGGTTCTCGCCGCGATCGAGGGGGGCGCACGCGACCTCGACGCCGTCCTCGACGCCGCCTACGACAAGGATCTCTCGGGCGTCGAAGACCTCGCCCGGGCGACCGTCGTCGCGCACCTGGAAAAGCTCCTCGCGGAGGGACGAATTGGCCCGGCGTGGGAGGAACGGATCGCCCGCGTGGACGGTCGTTGA
- a CDS encoding 5-(carboxyamino)imidazole ribonucleotide synthase: MSITLPGPTLGVVGGGQLGRMIGESVARLGVEVVVLDPTPDCPASPVVSDQIVADFDDADAVHELASRVDALTFEIELADPDVLAEASAEHDVPVQPDPDTLRTIQDKLVQKEALSDAGIPVPEFVAVATAEGLERVVEEFGGVMLKAREGGYDGRGNVPVESPAEAEDALEEVGGNAMAEELLDFEREIAVMGLKGADGETRTYPVTETVHREEILRESVVPARSDDPVIAEAESVATDVLSFLDGRGVYGIELFETREGEVLVNEIAPRPHNSGHWTIEGARTSQFENHVRAVLGWPLGPTDLVAPAVTANVLGDVDETQPATLRGVDDVLAAPDAALHWYGKDDVRPLRKMGHLTVTGESPEADPDAVLSEARTLRDGLTFTDS; the protein is encoded by the coding sequence ATGTCGATCACTCTGCCGGGACCGACGCTCGGCGTCGTCGGCGGCGGACAGCTGGGTCGGATGATTGGCGAGTCGGTCGCACGCCTCGGCGTCGAAGTCGTCGTGTTGGATCCGACGCCCGACTGCCCGGCGAGCCCCGTCGTCAGCGACCAGATCGTCGCCGACTTCGACGACGCGGACGCGGTCCACGAGCTCGCGAGTCGCGTCGACGCGCTCACGTTCGAGATCGAACTGGCCGACCCTGACGTGCTGGCCGAAGCGAGCGCCGAACACGACGTGCCCGTCCAGCCCGACCCCGACACGCTCCGGACGATCCAGGACAAACTGGTCCAGAAGGAGGCGCTTTCGGACGCCGGAATCCCCGTCCCCGAGTTCGTCGCCGTCGCGACGGCTGAGGGACTCGAACGCGTCGTCGAGGAGTTCGGCGGCGTGATGCTGAAGGCCCGCGAAGGCGGGTACGACGGCCGGGGGAACGTCCCGGTCGAATCGCCCGCCGAGGCCGAAGACGCGCTGGAGGAGGTTGGAGGCAACGCGATGGCCGAAGAACTCCTCGACTTCGAACGTGAGATCGCCGTGATGGGGTTGAAGGGAGCGGACGGCGAGACGCGGACGTACCCGGTCACGGAGACGGTCCACCGCGAGGAGATCCTCCGCGAGAGCGTCGTGCCCGCCCGCAGCGACGATCCGGTGATCGCCGAGGCGGAGTCGGTCGCGACCGACGTCCTGTCCTTCCTCGACGGACGAGGCGTCTACGGGATCGAGCTGTTCGAGACCCGAGAGGGTGAGGTGCTGGTGAACGAGATCGCGCCGCGCCCGCACAACTCCGGCCATTGGACGATCGAGGGTGCACGCACCTCGCAGTTCGAGAATCACGTCCGCGCCGTCCTCGGCTGGCCGCTCGGTCCGACCGACCTCGTCGCGCCCGCGGTCACGGCGAACGTCCTCGGCGATGTGGATGAGACGCAGCCGGCGACCCTCCGAGGCGTCGACGACGTCCTCGCTGCGCCCGACGCCGCCCTCCACTGGTACGGCAAGGACGACGTGCGCCCCCTCCGGAAGATGGGACATCTGACGGTGACCGGCGAGAGTCCCGAGGCCGACCCCGACGCGGTGCTCTCCGAGGCGCGAACCCTCCGCGACGGGCTGACCTTCACCGATTCGTGA
- the purE gene encoding 5-(carboxyamino)imidazole ribonucleotide mutase, with protein sequence MTTVQDLIDRLDAEADADADPEATPDIGIIMGSDSDLPTMEGAYDALDALGFAEQTDFHDAPDARFTYESYVVSAHRTPELMSAYGETAAARGLDVIIAGAGGKSADLPNMTASIAYPIPVIGVPVQEKSVDSVIGMPTGAPIVAVDAGKSFNAGLSAAQVLAREHDAIEARLVEYHEELQGGVADVSADLHDLGIDGFRER encoded by the coding sequence ATGACCACGGTGCAGGACCTCATCGACAGGCTCGACGCGGAAGCGGACGCCGACGCCGACCCGGAGGCCACGCCCGATATCGGGATCATCATGGGATCCGACTCCGACCTCCCGACGATGGAGGGCGCGTACGACGCGCTCGACGCGCTCGGGTTCGCGGAACAGACCGACTTCCACGACGCGCCGGACGCCCGGTTCACCTACGAGAGCTACGTCGTCTCCGCGCACCGCACTCCCGAACTCATGTCCGCCTACGGCGAGACCGCGGCCGCCCGCGGCCTCGACGTGATCATCGCCGGCGCGGGGGGGAAGTCGGCCGACCTCCCGAACATGACCGCTTCCATCGCGTATCCGATCCCCGTGATCGGCGTGCCCGTTCAAGAGAAGTCGGTCGACTCCGTCATCGGGATGCCCACCGGTGCGCCCATCGTCGCCGTCGACGCCGGCAAGTCGTTCAACGCCGGGCTCTCGGCCGCGCAGGTGCTCGCACGCGAGCACGACGCGATCGAAGCGCGGCTGGTGGAGTATCACGAGGAGTTACAGGGCGGCGTCGCCGACGTCTCCGCGGACCTCCACGACCTCGGCATCGACGGCTTCCGCGAGCGGTAG
- a CDS encoding radical SAM protein, whose protein sequence is MTDSPAAGRGSLPPDPADLSVTIVDGYVDEPAHFGVPPYISTYPRYTAGALVDAGVPASQITYHTIDELRDDRSKHADVANADLFVYVGGMTVPGKYVGGTPAEPDEVRELGWTAEGVTLLGGPVRFGVGEENAGATETERDDLDYDFVAMGDVEAAAYDLVCEGLEGYGNRMRGNEEVDRWARKGAFVVEQHPNHPDYLICEMETSRGCAYRCSFCTEPLYGNPAFRDARSVVSEVDALSERGVRHFRLGRQADILAFGGDGEAPNPDALRELYGGIREVAPDLRTLHLDNMNPVTITEYPEASREAIRVIAAHNTPGDTAAFGLESADPVVQEQNNLLVTAEECLEAVRVVNEEGGWRPGDTPESTPGDPDRLVGPSAGPDASPRLPKLLPGINLVHGLAGERPETYEHNKRFLQRVYDEGLMLRRINVRQVMAFAGTEMAETGAEIAQEHKDQFQSYKREVRETIDNPMLDRVVPPGTVLPDVHLEYHQDGKTFGRQLGTYALLVAVPGERELGTAIDVAITDHGYRSVTGVPYPLDVNAASMDELTAIPGINRNTAGDVVVGRPYASIDEVDAGVADLSRFTVVDDVDVPIPGRERTGSGPGPAARSLLDRRDSSSVGRGD, encoded by the coding sequence ATGACCGATTCGCCCGCGGCCGGTCGCGGCTCCCTCCCGCCCGACCCGGCCGACCTGTCCGTCACCATCGTCGACGGGTACGTCGACGAGCCGGCGCACTTCGGCGTGCCGCCGTACATCTCGACGTATCCCCGATACACGGCCGGCGCACTCGTCGACGCCGGCGTGCCCGCCTCGCAGATCACCTACCACACGATCGACGAGCTTCGTGACGACCGGAGCAAACACGCCGACGTCGCGAACGCGGATCTCTTCGTCTACGTCGGCGGGATGACGGTGCCCGGCAAGTACGTCGGCGGCACCCCGGCCGAGCCGGACGAGGTGCGAGAGCTCGGGTGGACCGCGGAGGGCGTCACCCTGCTCGGCGGGCCCGTGCGGTTCGGCGTCGGCGAGGAGAACGCCGGCGCGACCGAGACCGAGCGCGACGACCTCGACTACGACTTCGTCGCGATGGGCGACGTGGAGGCGGCCGCGTACGATCTCGTCTGCGAGGGGTTGGAAGGGTACGGCAACCGGATGCGAGGAAACGAGGAGGTCGACCGCTGGGCCCGCAAGGGAGCGTTCGTCGTCGAGCAACATCCCAACCACCCGGACTACCTCATCTGCGAGATGGAGACCTCTCGCGGCTGCGCGTACCGCTGTTCGTTCTGCACGGAGCCGCTGTACGGGAACCCGGCGTTCCGCGACGCCCGCTCCGTCGTGAGCGAGGTCGACGCGCTCTCCGAGAGGGGCGTCAGGCACTTCCGGCTCGGGCGGCAGGCCGACATCCTCGCGTTCGGCGGCGACGGCGAGGCACCGAACCCGGACGCCTTGCGGGAGCTGTACGGCGGTATCCGCGAGGTCGCGCCCGACCTCCGGACGCTCCACCTCGACAACATGAACCCGGTGACGATCACGGAGTACCCCGAGGCCTCCCGCGAGGCGATCCGGGTCATCGCCGCACACAACACGCCGGGCGACACGGCGGCATTCGGGCTGGAGTCAGCGGACCCGGTCGTTCAGGAGCAGAACAACCTGCTCGTCACCGCGGAGGAGTGTCTGGAGGCGGTTCGCGTCGTCAACGAGGAGGGCGGCTGGCGGCCGGGGGACACGCCCGAGTCGACGCCGGGCGACCCGGACCGCCTCGTCGGCCCGTCCGCGGGGCCGGACGCCTCGCCGCGGCTGCCGAAGCTCCTTCCCGGGATCAACCTCGTCCACGGGCTCGCGGGCGAGCGGCCCGAGACGTACGAGCACAACAAGCGGTTTCTTCAGCGCGTCTACGACGAGGGGCTGATGCTGCGCCGGATCAACGTCCGGCAGGTGATGGCGTTCGCGGGCACCGAGATGGCCGAGACGGGAGCCGAGATCGCACAGGAACACAAAGACCAGTTCCAGTCGTACAAACGGGAGGTTCGCGAGACGATAGACAACCCGATGCTCGACCGGGTCGTCCCGCCGGGAACCGTCCTGCCGGACGTCCACTTGGAGTACCATCAGGACGGGAAGACGTTCGGTCGCCAGCTCGGCACCTACGCGCTGCTCGTCGCCGTCCCCGGTGAGCGCGAGCTGGGGACCGCGATCGACGTGGCGATCACGGACCACGGCTACCGGTCCGTCACGGGCGTCCCCTACCCGCTCGACGTCAACGCCGCGTCGATGGACGAGCTGACCGCGATCCCGGGGATCAACCGGAACACTGCGGGCGACGTCGTCGTCGGCCGCCCGTACGCCTCGATCGACGAGGTCGACGCCGGCGTCGCAGACCTCTCACGGTTCACCGTCGTCGACGACGTCGACGTCCCGATCCCCGGCCGCGAGCGGACGGGGTCCGGTCCGGGTCCGGCCGCGCGGTCGCTTCTCGACCGGCGAGACTCCTCCTCGGTCGGCCGCGGCGACTGA
- a CDS encoding AI-2E family transporter, whose amino-acid sequence MDEKRFVIALFGLVIALLVGFIGYRFVAPLTVAVFLYYSTRRLYRNLARFRLPSRARAVASLSLIGVPLIGLLGYTVLLVLLEARRFIEQYPVAETVGPENSWIADLAALSDPTVEGVVAAYRSGQFDPLIEFVSEQAPLLASTLSGLTLNLLITIVVTYYLLLDGSKFHEWLLTFDDDAVVREYLEAADEELEAVLYGNLLNVIAISIIAVVTYTGYNVLVPAAVEVPYPALAGALTGVASLVPVIGMKVVYIPLAGITAMEPILSEELSLLVYVAGFLVVAAVVVDTIPDIVLRPYFSGKTTHVGLLMLAYIFGPVVFGFHGLFLAPIILVLALTFADTALIRLLGGDPDDDDEPRRTVPAGQRRLNEF is encoded by the coding sequence ATGGACGAAAAGCGGTTCGTCATCGCGCTCTTCGGTCTCGTCATCGCCCTCCTCGTCGGATTCATCGGCTACCGTTTCGTCGCGCCGCTCACCGTCGCGGTGTTCCTGTACTACTCGACCCGTCGGCTGTACCGAAACCTCGCCCGGTTCAGGCTACCGTCCCGCGCTCGCGCGGTCGCGTCGCTGTCGCTCATCGGCGTCCCGCTGATCGGACTTCTTGGGTACACGGTGCTCTTGGTCCTGCTTGAAGCCCGCCGGTTTATCGAACAGTATCCCGTCGCCGAGACGGTCGGGCCGGAGAACTCGTGGATCGCCGACCTCGCCGCGCTGTCGGACCCGACGGTCGAGGGGGTCGTCGCCGCGTACCGGTCGGGACAGTTCGACCCGCTCATCGAGTTCGTCTCCGAGCAAGCGCCGCTGCTCGCGAGCACGCTGTCGGGACTCACGCTCAACCTCCTCATCACGATCGTCGTCACGTACTACCTGCTTCTCGACGGCTCGAAGTTCCACGAGTGGCTGCTCACGTTCGACGACGACGCGGTCGTCCGCGAGTACCTCGAAGCGGCGGACGAGGAGCTGGAGGCGGTGTTGTACGGCAACCTGCTCAACGTCATCGCGATCTCGATCATCGCGGTCGTGACCTACACCGGGTACAACGTGCTCGTCCCGGCTGCGGTCGAGGTCCCGTACCCGGCGCTCGCCGGTGCGCTCACGGGAGTCGCGAGCTTGGTTCCGGTGATCGGGATGAAGGTCGTGTACATCCCGCTCGCGGGGATAACCGCGATGGAGCCGATCTTATCCGAGGAGCTCTCGCTTCTCGTGTACGTCGCGGGGTTCCTCGTCGTGGCCGCGGTCGTGGTCGATACGATCCCCGACATCGTCCTCCGTCCGTACTTCAGCGGGAAGACGACGCATGTGGGGCTGCTCATGCTCGCGTACATCTTCGGTCCGGTCGTGTTCGGGTTCCACGGACTCTTCCTCGCGCCGATCATCCTCGTGTTGGCGCTCACGTTCGCCGACACGGCGCTGATCCGCCTGCTTGGCGGCGACCCGGACGACGACGACGAACCGAGACGGACCGTGCCGGCCGGACAGCGCCGCCTGAACGAGTTCTGA
- a CDS encoding cytochrome bc complex cytochrome b subunit: MSLKKQDEMDHNAWLKKQDLTVIETAFLTTLIWLDKRLRIVDYLELLETMYYRANLQMPKSHTEQYDLDNKFWYWYPLYSLGSLSIIAYLVAAITGALLGFYYSPSTAGAAAQGDPTAAYDSLVMIMTDVQFGYMLRSIHKWAAQFMTAAVFLHMLRVYFTGSYKEPREVNWVLGVVLIALTLFFGFSGYVLPWKQLSFWAAQIGVEMALATPIIGEWAAQLVFGGFTLGQATLVRMYILHVFVLPFVVTGLIALHVGIVWVQGIAEPH; encoded by the coding sequence ATGAGTCTCAAAAAACAAGACGAGATGGACCACAACGCGTGGCTCAAAAAGCAGGATCTGACGGTCATCGAGACTGCCTTTTTGACCACGCTCATCTGGCTGGACAAGCGGCTTCGCATCGTCGACTACCTCGAACTGCTGGAGACGATGTACTACCGTGCGAACCTCCAGATGCCGAAAAGCCACACCGAACAGTACGATCTGGACAATAAGTTCTGGTACTGGTACCCGCTCTACTCGCTGGGCTCGCTGTCGATCATCGCGTACCTCGTCGCGGCGATCACCGGCGCGCTGTTGGGGTTCTACTACTCCCCGTCGACCGCAGGCGCGGCCGCGCAGGGCGACCCCACCGCAGCGTACGACTCGCTCGTGATGATCATGACCGACGTCCAGTTCGGCTACATGCTCCGGTCGATCCACAAGTGGGCCGCCCAGTTCATGACGGCGGCGGTGTTCCTCCACATGCTCCGCGTGTACTTCACCGGGTCGTACAAGGAGCCGCGTGAGGTCAACTGGGTGCTCGGCGTCGTCCTCATCGCGCTGACGCTGTTCTTCGGGTTCTCCGGGTACGTCCTCCCGTGGAAACAGCTGTCCTTCTGGGCGGCACAGATCGGCGTCGAGATGGCCCTCGCGACGCCCATTATCGGCGAGTGGGCCGCACAGCTCGTCTTCGGTGGGTTCACGCTCGGCCAAGCGACGCTCGTGAGAATGTACATCCTGCACGTCTTCGTGTTGCCGTTCGTGGTGACCGGCCTTATCGCGCTCCACGTCGGCATCGTCTGGGTGCAGGGTATCGCGGAGCCGCACTAA
- a CDS encoding FAD-binding oxidoreductase, whose amino-acid sequence MIDRDEPVPTVAVVGGGAVGVTTAADLAARGAAVTLFDRGDLGAESSGRAAGVLYDAYAEDVDAAIAARSMERFRAFGRSLPGFEFTPCPYVIAVREGDADADAVPAMVDRMRAHGRAVTLVDPASLADRFPIAADDLAAAAVAETAGFCDPASYVAAVAARARREGVAVVTDAPVSLSRGGDRPAVRILDPSGSGEASGRRDREFDAVVVAVGAHTASVLADAGVDVPVIPYRVQALVAPVSYDGPMVYDATAGVYLRPHPTGLLAGDGTEPVAADPDAYDRTADDWFVDSTSVTLRDRLADTPVDDGVPDDGVSVDRAWAGLCTATPDGDPLVGPVADLDGVFVAAGWQGHGFMRAPAIGEHVAEGVLASISTDGGTDDPWIDAFDPGRFDGDETFEIAEGMAVERRDGE is encoded by the coding sequence ATGATCGATCGCGACGAACCCGTGCCCACGGTCGCGGTCGTCGGCGGCGGCGCGGTCGGCGTCACCACCGCGGCAGACCTCGCCGCCCGCGGCGCAGCCGTGACGCTCTTCGATCGTGGCGACCTCGGAGCCGAGAGTTCCGGACGCGCCGCCGGCGTGTTGTACGACGCCTACGCCGAGGACGTCGACGCCGCGATCGCCGCCCGATCCATGGAGCGGTTCCGGGCGTTCGGTCGGTCGCTGCCCGGCTTCGAGTTCACTCCGTGTCCGTACGTCATCGCGGTCCGCGAGGGCGACGCGGACGCCGACGCCGTGCCGGCGATGGTCGATCGGATGCGCGCTCACGGACGGGCGGTGACGCTCGTCGACCCCGCGTCGCTCGCCGACCGCTTCCCGATCGCCGCGGACGACCTCGCCGCCGCGGCGGTGGCCGAAACCGCCGGCTTCTGTGACCCCGCGAGCTACGTCGCCGCCGTGGCCGCCCGCGCCCGCCGCGAGGGCGTCGCGGTCGTGACGGATGCCCCGGTGTCGCTGTCCCGCGGCGGCGACCGCCCGGCGGTCCGGATACTGGATCCGAGCGGGTCAGGAGAGGCGTCTGGCCGCCGCGACCGCGAGTTCGACGCGGTCGTCGTCGCGGTCGGCGCACACACCGCCTCCGTCCTCGCGGACGCCGGCGTCGACGTGCCGGTGATACCCTACCGCGTGCAGGCGCTCGTGGCTCCCGTTTCCTACGACGGACCGATGGTCTACGACGCGACCGCGGGCGTCTACCTCCGCCCGCATCCGACGGGGCTCCTCGCCGGCGACGGGACCGAACCGGTCGCGGCCGACCCCGACGCCTACGACCGCACGGCCGACGACTGGTTCGTCGACTCGACGTCCGTGACCCTTCGCGACCGCCTCGCCGACACGCCCGTCGATGACGGGGTGCCCGATGACGGGGTGTCGGTGGATCGCGCGTGGGCCGGGCTCTGTACGGCGACGCCGGACGGCGACCCGCTCGTCGGTCCGGTCGCCGACCTCGACGGCGTCTTCGTCGCCGCCGGCTGGCAGGGTCACGGGTTCATGCGCGCTCCGGCTATCGGCGAGCACGTCGCTGAGGGAGTGCTTGCGTCGATTTCTACCGACGGCGGGACGGACGATCCGTGGATCGATGCCTTCGACCCCGGACGGTTCGACGGCGACGAGACCTTCGAGATCGCCGAGGGAATGGCCGTGGAACGGCGAGACGGAGAGTGA